In Rubrivirga marina, the following are encoded in one genomic region:
- a CDS encoding PQQ-dependent sugar dehydrogenase, translating into MSRHILSLVLLTALAVPLAAQPIEHDAVYVYLVDTLPPATVGVAYEPIEGAIYALAGSGDLYRKPLEPEGPIELVAEAAEQGEGFRPFGIDIGPDGTIYLVGSRTTETMNVGVLRRGRAEGQGRVWTTVAETEPYPLGRTAYDHSVSAVAVHPSGEWLAVNSGSRTDHGEVQDAEGDFPGLREVPLTSAILRVPADATDLVIPADSAALVDGGFLFADGTRNSFGLAFAPDGELFGAENSGDRDDGEELNWLREGHHYGFPWRMGTNDTPQQFPGYDPDADPLVQPESGAYQNGDFYDDPTYPAPPAGVTFSDPLRNAGPDADELRLPDGTIVDASEMGMTATTFTPHRSPLGLSFIPADTGIFTLDQLGCDAVVLSWTDGEDDSGSLLAPFDDTGEDLLCLDLHDDRERVEARRLVSGFRNPIDTALEGAEKLYVAEFSEPYGLWAVEINGADVGPTPEDAIAVAVAPNPLRGGGEVAVTLAAAGPARVRLVDALGRTVATLHDGLLPAGTARLDVEAEGLAAGTYLAVVEAGGARVVRPLTVAR; encoded by the coding sequence ATGTCCCGCCACATTCTCTCGCTCGTCCTCCTCACCGCGCTCGCGGTTCCTCTCGCGGCCCAGCCGATCGAGCACGACGCGGTCTATGTCTACCTCGTCGACACGCTCCCGCCGGCGACGGTGGGCGTCGCATACGAACCCATCGAAGGCGCGATCTACGCCCTCGCCGGCAGCGGCGACCTGTACCGGAAGCCGCTCGAACCAGAGGGCCCGATCGAACTCGTGGCCGAGGCAGCGGAGCAGGGCGAGGGCTTCCGGCCGTTCGGGATCGACATCGGGCCGGACGGGACGATCTACCTCGTCGGCAGCCGGACGACGGAGACGATGAACGTGGGCGTTCTCCGCCGAGGGCGTGCCGAGGGTCAGGGGCGCGTGTGGACGACCGTCGCCGAGACCGAGCCGTACCCGCTCGGGCGGACGGCCTACGACCACAGCGTGAGCGCCGTCGCGGTTCACCCCAGCGGCGAGTGGCTCGCCGTCAACAGCGGCTCGCGGACGGACCACGGCGAGGTCCAGGACGCCGAGGGCGACTTCCCCGGCCTCCGCGAGGTCCCGCTGACGTCGGCCATCCTCCGCGTGCCCGCCGACGCCACCGACCTCGTCATCCCCGCCGACTCGGCCGCGCTCGTCGACGGCGGCTTCCTCTTCGCCGACGGCACGCGCAACAGCTTCGGGCTGGCATTCGCCCCCGACGGCGAGCTGTTCGGCGCCGAGAACTCCGGCGATCGCGACGACGGCGAAGAGCTCAACTGGCTCCGTGAGGGCCACCACTACGGCTTCCCGTGGCGGATGGGCACCAACGACACGCCCCAGCAATTCCCGGGTTACGACCCCGACGCCGACCCGCTCGTCCAGCCGGAGTCCGGGGCCTACCAGAACGGCGACTTTTACGACGACCCGACCTACCCGGCCCCGCCGGCCGGCGTCACGTTCTCCGACCCGCTTCGCAACGCCGGCCCCGATGCCGATGAGCTCCGCCTCCCCGACGGCACCATCGTTGACGCGAGCGAGATGGGGATGACGGCGACGACGTTCACGCCGCACCGCTCGCCGCTCGGCCTCTCGTTCATCCCGGCCGACACCGGCATCTTTACTCTCGACCAACTCGGCTGCGACGCCGTCGTGCTCAGTTGGACCGACGGCGAGGACGACAGCGGCTCGCTCCTCGCCCCGTTCGACGACACGGGCGAGGATCTCCTCTGCCTCGACCTCCACGACGACCGGGAAAGGGTCGAAGCGCGACGACTTGTGAGCGGGTTCCGCAACCCCATCGACACTGCCCTCGAAGGGGCCGAGAAACTTTACGTGGCGGAGTTCAGCGAGCCGTACGGGCTCTGGGCTGTGGAGATCAACGGTGCGGACGTCGGCCCGACGCCAGAGGACGCCATCGCCGTCGCCGTCGCGCCGAACCCGCTCCGTGGGGGGGGCGAGGTTGCTGTCACGCTCGCCGCCGCCGGCCCGGCCCGCGTCCGCCTCGTGGACGCCCTCGGGCGGACGGTCGCGACGCTCCACGACGGCCTCCTGCCGGCCGGCACCGCCCGCCTCGACGTCGAGGCGGAGGGACTGGCGGCCGGGACGTACCTCGCCGTCGTCGAGGCTGGTGGCGCGCGCGTCGTGCGTCCCCTGACGGTGGCCCGTTGA
- a CDS encoding MgtC/SapB family protein — MPDVLAADLRTLADALVALALGGIVGWERERKQKGAGFRTMMLVSFASFLFVEVSLAAGATGAAVPGSDVQSDPVRAIQAIAAGLGFLGGGIVFRDRAEDRTRGLTTAASLLVVSPIGIAVALDHYALAIGSAVLLVLVLGSAERIERFAER; from the coding sequence ATGCCCGACGTCCTCGCCGCCGACCTCCGCACCCTCGCCGACGCACTCGTGGCGCTGGCACTCGGCGGCATCGTCGGGTGGGAGCGCGAGCGGAAGCAGAAGGGGGCCGGCTTCCGCACGATGATGCTCGTGTCGTTCGCGTCGTTCCTGTTCGTCGAGGTGAGCCTGGCCGCGGGCGCGACGGGGGCAGCCGTCCCCGGTAGCGACGTCCAATCAGACCCCGTCCGGGCCATCCAGGCGATCGCGGCCGGGCTCGGGTTCCTCGGCGGCGGGATCGTCTTCCGCGACCGCGCCGAGGACCGGACGCGCGGGCTCACGACGGCCGCCTCGCTCCTCGTCGTCTCGCCCATCGGGATCGCCGTGGCGCTGGACCACTACGCCCTCGCGATTGGCTCGGCCGTGCTCCTCGTGCTCGTGCTCGGATCCGCCGAACGCATCGAACGGTTCGCGGAGCGATGA
- a CDS encoding peptide chain release factor family protein: protein MSPDDLPDDFGRSDIPDDNDALLAECDVETLSGNTKGGQRANKVETAVRLTHRPSGTVVNERSSRSQFRNKALAIQELRRRLEEATKPKKVRKKTRPKKGSKRRRLEAKRQRAEKKALRKPPKLPPR from the coding sequence ATGAGCCCCGACGACCTCCCCGACGACTTCGGCCGGTCCGACATCCCGGACGACAACGACGCCCTCCTCGCCGAGTGCGACGTCGAGACGCTCTCGGGCAACACGAAGGGCGGCCAGCGGGCCAATAAGGTCGAGACGGCGGTCCGCCTGACGCACCGCCCGAGCGGGACGGTCGTGAACGAGCGGAGCTCGCGGAGCCAGTTCCGCAACAAGGCGCTCGCGATCCAGGAGCTCCGACGGCGACTGGAGGAGGCGACCAAACCGAAAAAGGTCCGCAAGAAGACGCGGCCGAAGAAGGGGTCGAAGCGGCGCCGTCTCGAAGCGAAGCGCCAGCGGGCTGAGAAGAAGGCGCTCCGCAAGCCGCCGAAGCTCCCGCCGCGCTAG
- a CDS encoding DUF7218 family protein, with translation MPKGSDHGPSIKDDETYEKLRDQGYSKGKAAAIANAQANPALHPSEKGGRAKPYEEWTKDELYDRAQELDVEGRSDMTKDELIDALRNG, from the coding sequence ATGCCCAAAGGAAGCGACCACGGCCCCAGCATCAAGGACGACGAGACCTACGAGAAGCTCCGCGACCAGGGCTACTCCAAGGGCAAGGCGGCGGCCATCGCTAACGCCCAGGCCAACCCCGCCCTGCACCCGTCCGAGAAGGGCGGCCGCGCCAAGCCCTACGAGGAGTGGACCAAGGACGAGCTCTACGACCGCGCCCAGGAGCTCGACGTCGAGGGCCGCAGCGACATGACGAAGGACGAGCTCATCGACGCGCTCCGCAACGGATGA
- a CDS encoding trans-sulfuration enzyme family protein, with the protein MELRPDLATRAVHAGRQDLAALGVHALPIDLSSTYPFSDLDGATASLDALVAGDQRAPNPVYARLHNPTVARFEDGLAELEGTAAAVAFASGMAALTAVVLAARADGGHVVATRPIYGTTDHLLTCELLGMEVTWTTPDGVADALRPDTALVITETPANPTLALVDVEYVVAQAGDVPVLVDSTFATPVLQRPAEWGAALVMHSATKFLGGHGDVVAGVVACGEAWARRLRQVRVATGALLHPLAGYLLHRGLTTLPLRIERAQATAQTLAARLLDHDAVAAVHYPGLEACDPTRLVGRQMDGPGTMLAFEVEGGYEAARAAVEHVSLMTPAVSLGSVDTLLQHPAGLTHRVLSDDARAEGGIAPGLLRLSVGLEGADDLWNDLAGALAAVEHLAVVA; encoded by the coding sequence ATGGAGCTCCGCCCCGACCTCGCCACCCGCGCCGTCCACGCCGGGCGCCAGGACCTCGCCGCCCTCGGCGTCCACGCGCTCCCCATCGACCTCTCGTCGACGTATCCGTTCTCGGACCTCGACGGGGCGACGGCCAGCCTCGACGCGCTCGTGGCCGGCGACCAGCGCGCGCCGAACCCGGTCTACGCCCGGCTCCACAACCCGACGGTCGCCCGGTTCGAGGACGGCCTCGCCGAGTTGGAGGGGACCGCCGCCGCCGTCGCGTTCGCCTCCGGCATGGCCGCGCTCACGGCCGTCGTCCTCGCGGCCCGCGCCGACGGCGGCCACGTCGTCGCCACGCGCCCGATCTACGGGACGACCGACCACCTCCTGACATGCGAGCTCCTGGGCATGGAGGTCACGTGGACCACGCCCGACGGCGTCGCCGACGCGCTCCGCCCCGACACGGCGCTCGTCATCACCGAGACGCCGGCCAACCCGACGCTCGCGCTCGTCGACGTCGAGTACGTCGTGGCCCAGGCCGGCGACGTGCCGGTCCTCGTCGACTCGACGTTCGCGACGCCCGTGCTCCAGCGGCCGGCCGAGTGGGGCGCGGCGCTCGTCATGCACTCGGCGACCAAGTTCCTCGGCGGCCACGGCGACGTGGTCGCGGGCGTCGTGGCGTGTGGGGAGGCGTGGGCGCGGCGGCTCCGGCAGGTCCGCGTGGCGACGGGCGCCCTCCTCCACCCCCTCGCCGGGTACCTCCTGCACCGCGGCCTGACGACGCTCCCGCTCCGCATCGAGCGGGCGCAGGCGACGGCCCAGACGCTCGCGGCCCGGCTCCTCGACCACGACGCCGTCGCGGCAGTCCACTACCCCGGTCTCGAAGCCTGCGACCCGACGCGGCTCGTCGGCCGCCAGATGGACGGGCCGGGGACGATGCTCGCCTTCGAGGTCGAGGGGGGGTACGAGGCCGCCCGCGCCGCCGTCGAACACGTGTCGCTGATGACGCCGGCCGTCAGCCTGGGCTCGGTCGACACGCTCCTCCAGCACCCGGCCGGCCTGACGCACCGCGTGCTGAGCGACGACGCCCGCGCCGAGGGCGGCATCGCGCCGGGCCTGCTCCGCCTGTCGGTCGGGCTGGAGGGCGCCGACGACCTGTGGAACGACCTCGCCGGCGCGTTGGCGGCCGTCGAGCACCTGGCCGTCGTCGCCTGA
- a CDS encoding Lrp/AsnC family transcriptional regulator has protein sequence MRPLDRTDRAIVAVLQKNARTSNKEVAAAVGVAPSTALERTRRLEADGVLVGYHAEVSAEAVGAGLQALVAVRLQRHARPVVEAFEAHALSLPEVVQVFHTTGASDFLVHVAVHDTDHLRTLALASFTERPEVARIETSLLFAHRRTAGVAVAPG, from the coding sequence ATGCGCCCCCTCGACCGAACGGACCGCGCCATCGTCGCCGTCCTGCAGAAGAATGCGCGGACCTCCAACAAGGAGGTCGCCGCGGCCGTCGGCGTCGCGCCGTCGACGGCGCTCGAACGGACGCGCCGGCTGGAGGCCGACGGCGTGCTCGTGGGCTACCACGCCGAGGTCTCGGCCGAGGCCGTCGGAGCCGGGCTCCAGGCGCTCGTGGCGGTCCGGCTTCAGCGGCACGCGCGGCCCGTCGTCGAGGCGTTCGAGGCCCACGCGCTCTCGCTCCCCGAGGTCGTCCAGGTGTTCCACACGACGGGCGCGAGCGACTTCCTCGTGCACGTGGCCGTTCACGACACCGACCACCTCCGGACGCTGGCGCTGGCGTCGTTCACCGAGCGGCCCGAGGTCGCGCGGATCGAGACGTCGCTCCTGTTCGCGCACCGCCGCACGGCCGGCGTCGCCGTCGCCCCCGGCTGA
- a CDS encoding GNAT family N-acetyltransferase yields MTLRPATPDDAALVCELVRELAEYEKATADDVSATSAAFRAALAPDAEPRLDGVLAFADDGEAAGLALFFPVFSTWRANWGLYLEDLFVRPVYRGKGIGLALFRHVAAEAVARGAERLEWVVLDWNELALGFYRDLGAEALDDWTKMRLTGDALASLAGE; encoded by the coding sequence ATGACCCTCCGCCCCGCCACCCCCGACGACGCGGCGCTCGTGTGCGAGCTCGTCCGCGAACTCGCCGAGTACGAGAAGGCGACGGCCGACGACGTGTCGGCCACGTCCGCCGCGTTCCGAGCCGCCCTCGCGCCCGACGCGGAGCCCCGCCTCGACGGCGTCCTCGCCTTCGCCGACGACGGCGAGGCGGCCGGCCTCGCCCTGTTCTTCCCGGTCTTCTCGACGTGGCGGGCGAACTGGGGGCTCTACCTGGAGGACCTGTTCGTCCGCCCGGTCTACCGCGGGAAGGGGATCGGGCTGGCCCTCTTCCGGCACGTCGCGGCGGAGGCCGTCGCGCGGGGCGCCGAGCGGCTGGAGTGGGTCGTGCTCGACTGGAACGAGCTCGCGCTCGGGTTCTATCGCGACCTCGGCGCGGAGGCGCTCGACGACTGGACCAAGATGCGGCTGACCGGCGACGCGCTCGCCTCGCTGGCCGGCGAGTAG
- a CDS encoding ion channel yields MTLRPARSFAAARGLLRWVAIVVVVAGAVAAQTDSTRAGGALVVAVPEAPPFAERGPDGVYDGLGVRLAEAVGQRLGRDVRFVAGGDSALALLGGQADLALAPMTRAGEVAADFAAPFYAARLGVARTRGNRVFDVLGRLFSMTFFWIAAGLAVLLLLVGAMMWAVERRHDTDDFHESARGLWDGFWWAGVTMTTIGYGDTVPRSHGGRVLALFWMLVSMAVTASLTASLVSALGVGGAGTLHLPEDLQGDRVGVVDGSLEATLLREANVDARPFSSIGAGLDAVRSDSLDAFVGSAPRLRAARPSGSSLRVESTGVEFERWAVAVAPGSPLREPVARAVLDHVQSADWPGTVRRYVGSDRSSTP; encoded by the coding sequence ATGACGCTCCGCCCCGCCCGCTCGTTCGCCGCCGCTCGCGGTCTTCTGAGGTGGGTGGCGATCGTCGTGGTCGTCGCCGGGGCAGTCGCCGCTCAGACCGACTCCACCCGAGCCGGCGGCGCGCTCGTGGTGGCCGTCCCGGAGGCGCCGCCGTTCGCCGAGCGCGGGCCGGACGGCGTCTACGACGGCCTCGGCGTGCGGCTGGCGGAGGCCGTCGGCCAGCGGCTCGGGCGCGACGTCCGGTTCGTGGCGGGCGGCGACAGCGCGCTCGCCCTGCTCGGTGGCCAGGCCGACCTCGCCCTCGCGCCGATGACGCGGGCCGGCGAGGTCGCGGCCGACTTCGCGGCGCCGTTCTACGCGGCCCGCCTCGGCGTGGCCCGCACCCGGGGCAACCGCGTGTTCGACGTGCTCGGACGGCTGTTCTCGATGACGTTCTTCTGGATCGCGGCGGGGCTGGCCGTCCTGCTGCTCCTCGTCGGGGCGATGATGTGGGCCGTGGAGCGGCGGCACGACACCGACGACTTCCACGAGAGCGCCCGGGGGCTCTGGGACGGCTTCTGGTGGGCTGGCGTCACGATGACGACGATCGGCTACGGCGACACGGTCCCGCGGTCGCACGGTGGGCGCGTGCTCGCGCTGTTCTGGATGCTCGTGTCGATGGCCGTCACGGCGTCGCTGACGGCGTCGCTCGTCTCGGCGCTCGGGGTGGGCGGGGCAGGTACGCTCCACCTCCCGGAGGATCTACAGGGCGATCGCGTCGGCGTGGTCGATGGTTCGCTGGAGGCGACCCTCCTCCGCGAGGCCAACGTCGACGCCCGGCCCTTCTCGAGCATCGGGGCGGGCCTCGACGCCGTCCGCTCCGACTCGCTCGACGCCTTCGTCGGCTCGGCCCCGAGGCTCCGCGCCGCCCGGCCGTCGGGCTCCAGCCTCCGGGTCGAGAGCACGGGCGTCGAGTTCGAGCGGTGGGCGGTCGCCGTCGCGCCCGGGTCGCCGCTCCGCGAGCCCGTCGCGCGGGCCGTCCTCGACCACGTCCAGTCCGCCGACTGGCCCGGCACCGTCCGCCGGTACGTCGGCTCCGACCGCTCCTCGACGCCATGA